From the genome of Halictus rubicundus isolate RS-2024b chromosome 2, iyHalRubi1_principal, whole genome shotgun sequence, one region includes:
- the Girdin gene encoding protein girdin — protein MTSTEIHDLLSGPLVTWFASCLEDPNLLTSYDDLVDGMLLHNVFLQIDPEPLHDEIIASEDSPLIRAKNLKVVVDNIKQFYEEELGHLVLKVPDTTNLGKEPELYVSEMKLLLLLLLGCAVQCPNKEKFITKIKTLHVDTQLAIVECIKQVTDYQDIVLTQDAMENVNMSNLFMQIKKLTQELDVYRQRWRDTAINENAERNDSSNSVEAEDINKVQLSNPINKSEREDNHHYAVELADWKSKVRKQRQELEEKTEALLECKEDLEYHKLLVTKLKQENHDLMHEARTAKSYRDELDAVIERADRADRLEQEVVRYREKLTDIEFYKTRIEELREDNRVLMETREMLEDQLNSSRRRADKVLELESEIIKYKQLLNDMALERAADKEKYQELVEENTQLHKLTKAAANEAALADSISDSDEPAHTDNRLSEQLTNNAQTRALKLELENRRLLTLIDSLKENSFHENSSRVLELEKEKKKQSLKIESLNDNIERLTQQNADLELVWKQALEENKKLQNSLKSQRTLSEKQQQEFQTQHTKMIELEKSCDTAVKEKQRVQSLLESVQRRADDLERSLELANQKAEELKIMENNIKELSTKCLDFESKLVTLEKEKDTAQRDVHRYRETIEEKDVALDKAANSIEVLEKKVTQLEQELHDHVVQISRLQEIERSSKELDSRAAIDRETLEILQSNLVAEKLNSQQLYTVLEKLGLTDNMLLSLPLDNILQKIAQIPEVVDYVQQINNSYSCVNSVSESASPETNETISLHNTLEATVESLKKEQEHLHMKLVSTQTASESLLSDNAKLQVQMTTLQSQNNSLAAQHTALQLANSQLVAEKEELLKERVVQHQTHMQLLHDQDTLQSLHEQLNNEYENLFHEHDALKSNLRDVKNEIRTLRESYEGVEGKNKALQAEKESLVNNAKSLNNLRGEHSKLKDDFRNLYTATEKLKMEYRNLQEDYRKNKIETNRLSLKLTELQGELSSRDERCSNLELQFNKLNKCCEMLLHMNAGLDKDKRSLMDHISLLFTQYHELLTRSLEDKEQYHMEEKMYTDKVNHLYRQKEKLEDKIMEHYRKLDSCTPKKKGFGANLVRRVRKAGSELLSKNRRSWAEDSKNSEGKTYESESGGNDSDASTEDHLAGSASRSLGSDALSLGHPGTRRTVYYTDDSPPPSTTAPEQSDDRRSVLMDESPRPEVQVEPRPVLIYNKVSAVINESKNMNSEMKEVGQEETIMDPPIDKDPKAGSPVWYEYGCV, from the exons ATGACATCTACAGAAATTCATGACTTATTATCTGGTCCACTGGTAACATGG TTTGCCAGTTGCTTGGAAGATCCTAATTTATTAACTAGTTACGATGATTTGGTTGATGGCATGTTACTACACAATGTATTTTTGCAAAT AGATCCAGAGCCATTACACGATGAAATTATTGCTTCAGAGGATAGTCCATTAATTCGTgcaaaaaatttgaaagttGTAGTGGATAATATAAAGCAGTTTTATGAAGAGGAACTGGGTCATTTAGTTTTAAAGGTACCAGATACAACAAACTTAGGGAAAGAACCAGAACTTTATGTTTcagaaatgaaattattattgcTATTACTTCTTGGTTGTGCTGTACAATGTCCTAATAAGGagaaatttattacaaaaataaagACATTGCATGTTGACACACAACTTGCAATAGTGGAATGTATTAAACAA GTCACAGATTATCAAGATATCGTTCTTACTCAGGATGCAATGGAAAATGTAAATATGAGTAATTTATTTATgcagataaaaaagttaacaCAAGAGTTAGACGTATATCGCCAG AGATGGAGAGATACAGCTATAAATGAAAATGCAGAAAGAAATGATTCCTCTAATAGCGTAGAAGCAGAAGACATAAATAAAGTTCagttatccaatcctattaatAAATCAGAACGTGAAGATAACCATCATTATGCAGTTGAATTGGCAGATTGGAAGTCCAAAGTTAGAAAACAACGACAAGAATT ggAAGAGAAAACTGAAGCATTGTTAGAATGCAAAGAGGATCTTGAGTACCATAAACTGTTGGTGACCAAATTAAAGCAAGAGAATCATGATTTGATGCACGAAGCGCGTACAGCAAAATCTTACAGAGATGAATTAGATGCAGTAATTGAAAGAGCGGATCGTGCTGATAGATTAGAGCAGGAAGTAGTAAGATACAGGGAGAAACTTACTgatattgaattttataaaacTCGCATAGAAGAGTTGAGGGAAGATAACAG AGTTTTGATGGAGACCAGAGAAATGCTTGAAGATCAATTGAATTCATCAAGAAGAAGAGCAGATAAAGTACTGGAACTagaatctgaaataattaaatataaacaacTATTAAATGATATGGCATTG GAACGCGCAGCGGATAAAGAAAAGTATCAAGAACTTGTTGAAGAAAATACACAGTTGCATAAATTAACAAAAGCTGCAGCAAACGAAGCTGCATTAGCTGATTCCATAAGTGATTCTGATGAGCCAG CGCACACTGATAATAGATTGTCCGAACAATTGACAAATAATGCTCAAACGAGAGCGTTGAAGTTAGAGTTAGAAAATCGACGATTACTTACCTTGATAGattctttgaaagaaaattcgtTTCATGAAAACTCTTCTCGAGTTTTGGAGttggaaaaagagaaaaagaaacagtctttaaaaattgaatcaTTAAATGACAATATTGAAAGGCTTACCCAACAAAATGCAGATCTAGAATTGGTGTGGAAGCAGGCTCTTGAGGAAAACAAGAAACtacaaaattcattaaaaagtcAAAGAACATTGTCAGAAAAACAGCAACAAGAGTTTCAA ACTCAACATACGAAGATGATAGAATTAGAAAAAAGTTGTGATACAGCGGTGAAAGAAAAACAGCGAGTCCAATCTTTATTAGAGAGCGTACAAAGGCGTGCAGATGATTTAGAACGGTCCTTAGAACTCGCCAATCAGAAAGCAGAAGAATTAAAGATTATGGAGAATAACATAAAAGAACTTAGCACCAAGTGTCTTGATTTCGAATCAAAACTTGTGACgctcgagaaagagaaagacacAGCACAACGCGATGTTCATCGATACAGAGAGACAATAGAG GAAAAAGACGTTGCATTGGACAAAGCAGCAAATAGTATTGAAGTTTTAGAAAAGAAAGTGACACAGCTTGAACAAGAACTGCATGATCATGTTGTACAAATTTCAAG ATTGCAGGAAATTGAAAGATCTAGCAAGGAATTGGATTCACGGGCGGCCATCGACAGAGAGACATTGGAGATTTTACAATCTAATTTGGTAgctgaaaaattgaattctCAGCAATTATATACGGTTTTGGAGAAACTTGGGCTCACTGATAATATGCTATTATCGCTTCCACTAGATAATATCCTTCAAAA GATTGCACAAATTCCAGAAGTTGTTGATTATGTTCAACAGATAAACAATTCTTATTCGTGTGTAAACTCAGTCTCTGAATCTGCAAGCCCTGAAACCAATGAGACAATTAGTTTGCACAACACATTAGAGGCAACTGTGGAATCGCTGAAG AAGGAGCAAGAACATTTGCATATGAAATTAGTTAGCACACAGACGGCATCAGAGAGTCTTTTATCTGACAATGCAAAGCTCCAAGTACAAATGACAACGTTACAATCTCAAAATAATTCCTTAGCAGCACAGCATACTGCTTTGCAACTTGCAAATTCACAACTTGTTGCTGAAAAAGAAGAG ttGTTGAAAGAACGCGTGGTTCAGCACCAGACGCATATGCAACTCCTTCACGATCAGGATACCTTGCAATCTTTACATGAACAATTAAATAATgagtatgaaaatttattccacgaACATGACGCTTTAAAATCGAATTTACGAGATGTAAAGAACGAAATTAGAACTTTACGCGAGTCTTACGAAGGTGTAGAAGGAAAAAATAAAGCACTTCAAGCGGAAAAGGAATCCTTAGTAAATAACGCGAAGAGTTTGAACAATCTAAGAGGAGAACATTCCAAATTAAAG GATGACTTCAGAAATTTGTACACCGctacagaaaaattaaaaatggagTATCGGAATTTGCAAGAAGATTACCGGAAAAATAAGATCGAAACGAATCGATTAAGTCTTAAGTTAACAGAATTGCAAGGAGAACTTAGCAGTAGGGACGAAAGGTGCTCTAACCTGGAACTTCAATTTAACAAACTCAATAAGTGTTGTGAA ATGTTGTTACATATGAACGCTGGATTAGACAAAGACAAACGTTCATTAATGGATCACATTAGTTTATTATTCACTCAGTACCACGAGCTTCTGACTCGATCTCTCGAAGATAAAGAACAGTATCATATGGAAGAGAAGATGTACAC GGACAAAGTGAATCACTTGTACAGACAAAAGGAAAAATTAGAAGATAAGATCATGGAACATTACAGAAAATTAGATAGCTGTACTCCAAAGAA GAAAGGATTCGGAGCCAATTTAGTGAGAAGAGTCAGAAAAGCTGGGTCAGAACTGCTTAGTAAG AATCGGCGATCTTGGGCAGAAGACTCTAAAAATTCAGAAGGGAAAACATATGAATCAGAATCTGGAGGAAACGATTCCGATGCTAGTACGGAAGATCATTTAGCAG
- the L(3)76bdm gene encoding trafficking protein particle complex subunit 8 homolog l(3)76BDm, producing the protein MAQCKITPREFISNAFSPQIAAVCSAAADATCQKNNLSFVELLQPFCKLNTEGHFKDPQGNTVTVRNLRLFIQDVNAHPPELNIAKKMLNEAVSLVICEHTTLIRIGTTELDIPVSVPWFEAWREMFLSVQFPSDHEFTKHFLACMIVVSTAEDNPLEKIQIMGAQLHQSIPGKLPKWFNNNTLRYYILVHDIVQDDRNKAEIVFTEMKNIYGANNCFLLQMNSRPPGQIDDNTHLPDPWSQFLVKHSDTSGGSEQSSSPRTPADTSGVSSMPNEVTTDTEKTSQAGTPVAPHSSVLYSPDANNTISFPSDVSESANTHLEVGQEAVSVTIHPLSPTIEKTENISSVVHVKGQTVNDTPINANVWADSPSYVTTQHGARLSTQDLERLRTLITEFCLKSLLPYVEKQIGLLNDVTSNKKGVSRSLFSATRRWFGTNKPGIPGPTASNAVIYTTESPELQLRRLGDLCFMFGHYSLAYQTYHSAKRDFAADQAWLYYAGALEMAALSAFMQGETNRKTIEYMDDAILTYLNSCKQPQFATRATLLSAECLKGRNLYGEAAKQLIRMTSEESDLRSALLLEQAAYCFIGPKMMRKYAFHAVLAGHRFSKAGQRKHSLRCYQQAYQVYDGRGWSLAEDHIYFTIGRQAASLKQIGEAVKAFEKLLNAYSKQAAPQQATFLREFLHIHNLLLQEGLSNRHELPILPLPLIDSNNIKVLYGPAAKPYDNNFPASHVSFDTEECDDVRWSRMEEMLITEAQGSPPMIFKPLVALYSKTSNNSVKANAVLNEPVHFFIELYNPLHISLPLSNITLLWSFTSADEQMSNEMTTTQNVKSAEAQVIESILLQPTCKQHIILYLIPKQVGELKVLGLSYDLSNPTHTTDIPIVNPTIAISGKRLFEVRGPKLKNVQEKPGANLYGVDYRLEMNVIEKTPCMQVFFSNSSSKILCGEIQKVDMKLKNVGNAPLKNVHLASTDAKLLSLGDEYVNMQEHTTKKNNRLITKISLPSDSNILDVGETCTIPLWIQAPHEKGTHRLDLLFYYENVDFKSVVKHRLCRHTWHFTVLDSIQISAVASRSVLFKDTSPTLNVIVSVKNTNHIHDSFMNEITLSKILFQSETWSVFNSSVLPNNIKIQPQEMFHLMLKLKKKCKGESTFSHVSLTQNDNTMLDLNYPYISFIQRRHIPALDMNENTIEIQQQFQRSSQNAEKTSLSAAMTLNSTLILKWQATVVEGGTVSRQVFGQHHLDLEYLNKTYKHPKEIQVEPSEYETRLKIFGPDKNVPDSLTMTSKEQVLETEFLKNVISFQLSHARQITHNFNQNRLCFVPVIMYIQNHLESQISVKVNTIGTSSGTHLPSIKSQLYSPQASTFYRYACHSAIFSHIEPLTSNTVKLQAVLPAPGTYDLAARVEVSVRVVNTREFILQKWKMESICIINGDSK; encoded by the exons ATGGCTCAGTGTAAGATAACCCCACGGGAATTTATAAGCAATGCTTTTTCTCCGCAAATTGCTGCGGTTTGTTCAGCCGCAGCTGATGCCACTtgtcaaaaaaataatttatcattcgtTGAACTGCTACAACCGTTCTGCAAATTAAACACTGAAG GTCATTTTAAAGATCCACAAGGAAATACTGTGACAGTTAGAAATCTCCGACTTTTTATACAAGATGTGAATGCTCACCCGCCAGAgttaaatattgctaaaaaaatgttgaatgaAGCAGTTAGTTTAGTTATATGTGAACATACAACTTTAATTCGAATTGGAACTACAGAGCTCGATATACCTGTCTCGGTTCCTTGGTTTGAAGCATGGAGAGAAATGTTTCTGAGTGTCCAATTTCCATCGGATCATGAATTTACAAAGCATTTTCTTGCTTGTATGATAGTTGTTTCTACTGCAGAAGATAATCCATTAGAAAAGATACAAATTATGGGTGCACAGTTACATCAAAGTATACCTGGGAAATTGCCAAAATGGTTTAATAACAATACTCTTAGATATTACATTTTAGTACACGATATTGTACAGGATGATAGGAataa GGCTGAAATAGTTTTtacagaaatgaaaaatatctaCGGTGCtaacaattgttttttattgCAAATGAATTCAAGACCACCAGGTCAAATTGATGACAATACGCATCTGCCAGATCCCTGGAGTCAATTTTTAGTGAAGCATTCAGATACATCCGGCGGCAGTGAGCAAAGTAGCTCTCCTCGTACACCTGCAGATACCAGTGGTGTTTCATCTATGCCAAATGAAGTTACTACAGATACAGAAAA AACAAGTCAAGCTGGAACACCAGTAGCTCCACATAGTTCTGTATTATATTCTCCAGATGCGAATAACACTATTAGTTTTCCTTCTGACGTATCTGAATCTGCAAATACGCATTTAGAAGTTGGTCAGGAAGCTGTTTCTGTGACGATTCATCCTTTAAGTCCAACTATTGAAAAGACAGAAAATATAAGTTCTGTTGTACATGTAAAAGGACAAACAGTCAACGATACACCAATAAATGCAAATGTTTGGGCGGATTCTCCTAGTTATGTAACAACACAACATGGTGCTAGATTATCTACTCAAGACCTTGAAAGGCTAAGAACATTAATTACAGAATTCTGTTTGAAAAGTTTATTACCTTATGTAGAAAAGCAAATTGGTCTATTAAACGATGTAacatcgaataaaaaaggtGTTAGTAGATCACTGTTTAGTGCAACAAGACGATGGTTTGGAACAAATAAGCCTGGCATACCAGGACCTACTGCATCAAATGCTGTAAT TTATACAACAGAATCTCCAGAATTACAGTTGCGTCGCTTAGGTGACTTGTGTTTCATGTTCGGTCACTATTCACTTGCTTACCAAACATATCATAGCGCAAAAAGAGATTTTGCAGCAGATCAAGCTTGGCTTTATTATGCAGGTGCTCTAGAAATGGCTGCTTTAAGTGCATTCATGCAAGGTGAAACTAACAGAAAGACTATTGAATATATGGATGATGCAATATTGACTTACTTAAACAGTTGTAAACAGCCTCAGTTTGCAACCAGAGCAACGCTTCTCAGTGCTGAATGTTTAAAAGGCAGAAATCTGTATGGAGAGGCTGCAAAACAGTTAATTCGTATGACTAGCGAAGAATCAGATTTACGTTCAGCACTATTATTAGAACAAGCAGCTTATTGCTTTATTGGACCAAAAATGATGCGCAAATATGCCTTTCATGCCGTTCTTGCTGGTCATAGATTCTCGAAAGCAGGTCAAAGAAAACATTCGTTACGATGTTACCAACAAGCGTATCAG GTGTATGATGGAAGAGGATGGTCACTGGCTGAAGACCATATATATTTCACTATTGGTAGACAGGCAGCATCATTGAAACAAATTGGCGAGGCTGTTAAAGCATTTGAAAAATTGCTTAATGCCTACAGCAAACAAGCAGCGCCACAACAAGCTACATTTTTACGTGAATTTTTACATATCCATAAT TTACTGTTACAGGAAGGTTTATCAAATCGTCACGAGCTTCCTATCTTGCCTTTACCGTTAATAGATAGTAATAATATCAAAGTATTATACGGTCCTGCAGCTAAGCCGTATGATAACAATTTTCCAGCAAGTCATGTTTCATTTGACACTGAAGAATGTGATGACGTTCGATGGTCAAGAATGGAGGAAATGTTAATAACAGAAGCTCAGGGATCGCCACCTATGATATTTAAACCATTAGTTGCATTATATTCAAAAACAAGTAATAACAGCGTAAAAGCAAATGCAGTTTTGAATGAACCAGTGcatttttttattgaattatacaATCCGTTACATATATCGCTGCCATTATCTAATATAACATTATTATGGTCTTTCACTTCTGCTGATGAACAAATGTCAAATGAAATGACGACGACACAGAATGTAAAATCGGCAGAGGCACAAGTAATAGAATCAATTTTGTTGCAACCAACTTGTAAACAACATATAATATTGTACCTCATACCAAAACAAGTAGGAGAATTAAAAGTGTTAGGCTTAAGCTATGATTTATCTAATCCAACACATACAACAGATATACCAATTGTCAATCCAACAATAGCTATTTCTGGAAAAAGGCTGTTTGAAGTTAGGGGGCCTAAATTGAAGAATGTTCAAGAAAAACCTGGTGCGAATTTGTATGGTGTAGATTATAGATTGGAAATGAATGTTATTGAAAAAACACCGTGTATGCAG GTTTTCTTTAGTAACTCATCGTCAAAAATATTGTGTGGCGAAATTCAAAAAGTGGATATGAAGTTGAAAAATGTAGGAAACGCACCATTGAAAAATGTACACTTAGCGTCCACAGATGCAAAACTGTTATCATTAGGAGATGAATACGTAAATATGCAAG AACatacaacaaagaaaaataacagacttataacaaaaatttctcTACCTTCTGATTCTAATATTTTAGACGTAGGAGAGACTTGTACAATACCATTATGGATACAAGCACCACACGAAAAAGGAACTCATCGTTTAGATTTACTTTTTTACTATGAGAACGTTGATTTCAAAAGTGTAGTAAAGCATCGACTTTGCAGACACACGTGGCATTTCACAGTTTTAGACTCCATACAAATTAGTGCGGTTGCTTCGAGGAGTGTATTATTTAAAGATACTTCACCTACTCTGAATGTGATAGTATCCGTTAAGAATACAAACCACATTCATGATTCctttatgaatgaaattacattatcaaaaattttgtttcaaagTGAAACTTGGTCTGTATTCAATTCGTCTGTTTTgccaaataatattaaaatacaacctcaagaaatgtttcatttaatgtTAAAGTTAAAGAAAAAGTGCAAGGGCGAGTCAACATTTTCTCATGTGTCTTTAACTCAAAATGATAACACAATGTTAGATTTGAATTACCCTTATATTAGTTTTATACAAAGAAGACATATTCCAGCATTGGATATGAATGAAAACACAATTGAAATACAACAGCAATTTCAACGATCATCACAAAATGCAGAGAAAACATCATTGTCAGCTGCCATGACATTAAACTCTACTTTGATACTTAAATGGCAAGCAACTGTGGTGGAAGGTGGTACTGTTTCAAGACAAGTTTTTGGCCAACATCATCTTGatcttgaatatttaaataaaacttaCAAACATCCAAAAGAGATTCAAGTTGAACCCAGTGAATATGAAACGCgtttgaaaatattcggacCGGATAAAAATGTGCCCGATTCATTGACTATGACTAGCAAAGAACAAGTTTTAGAGACagaattcttgaaaaatgttaTATCCTTTCAATTGAGTCATGCTAGACAAATTACGCATAATTTCAATCAAAATCGATTGTGCTTCGTTCCAGTAATAATGTACATACAAAATCATTTGGAATCACAAATTTCTGTTAAAGTCAATACAATAGGTACAAGCAG CGGAACCCATCTTCCAAGTATAAAATCGCAACTGTATTCTCCGCAAGCTTCTACATTTTATAGATATGCATGTCACTCGGCAATTTTTTCTCATATAGAACCACTCACTAGCAATACTGTAAAATTACAAGCTGTACTTCCAGCCCCTGGAACATACGATTTAGCAGCGCGTGTAGAAGTCTCTGTAAGAGTTGTAAATACAAGAGAATTCATCTTACAGAAGTGGAAAATGGAAAGCATATGTATTATTAATGGTGATAGTAAATAA